GGATCGAAGGGGGCGAACCCCAGCGCCGCGGTCAAGCGCGACGAATCCATGGTCACATCGCCAGCGCGCGGCGGCAGGGGCCCGGCGTCGATCCGCGAGCAGCCGCGCAAACAGTCGGGATCATAGCCGCCGACGCGGTTCACAATCTGAGCGATTTGATAAAGGCTCAGTTTGCGGGGACCGCCGGCATGATACAGGCCGGTCAGGTCGTGCCGCGCCAGCGCGAGTTGAAACAACTCGTTCAGGCAATCGGTGTAGGTGGGGGTGCGGATCTCGTCGTAATAGAGCGTGGCGGGCCGGCCATGCTTGAAGCGCGACTGAATCCAATCGATCGCGCCGGCATGACCGTTAAAGCTGACACCCATCGGCAGCGAGATGCGTAGCGCGCAGGCGGCTGGAAACGAGCGCAGCAGCAGGTTTTCGGCTTCGACCATGGTGCTGCCATACACGGTGACCGGGTCGGTCGCGTCGTGTTCGAGATGATCCCCTCCGCGCGTGCCGGAAAAGACCAGGTCGATGGAGAGGTGCACAAAGCGCGCGTCGGCGTCGGCAACCAACGGCAAGAGCTTTTCGAGCCCTTCAACATTGATGCGGCGGGCCATGACGGGATCGAGTTCGCACGACTTGAGCGCGCAATTGCCGGCGCAATTGAGCACGCTGCCAAAGCGATGTCGACGAAACAGTTCTTTTAGCCGGTCGTCATCCTCGGCATCGCAGATCTCGATGCCTTCGCCCTGCAAACGCCAGTTGTTGCGCTGGCGAATGCCAACGACTTGCCCGGGAAACAACTGCCGAAAGTAATGCAGCGCGTTATAGCCAGCCACTCCAGAAATGCCCGTTAGCAGCAGCGGCAAACGCAGAGGTTCTGACAGCACGGAGGCTCGCATCACAGTCGGGGCGGGGACTCATGTTGGAAATGGAGACGCGCATTCTAGCGAAGTCGAACGCGGCTTTCAGCAGATAATGCCGCGCCGCTGTTAGCCAAAACGTCCGGTGACGTAATCCTCGGTTTCCTTCAAATGAGGATTAGTGAACAGGTCCGGCGTGAGGCCGTATTCAATCACCCGGCCCAGATACATGAACGCGGTGAAGTCGCTGGTGCGCGACGCTTGCTGCATGTTGTGCGTCACGATTAGGACGCTATAGGCGCCGCGAAGTTCGCTGATCAGATCCTCGACTTTGCCAGTGGCGATCGGATCCAAGGCCGAGCAAGGCTCGTCGAGCAGCAGCACCTCGGGCTCGGCGGCAATGGCGCGGGCGATGCACAATCGTTGCTGCTGCCCGCCCGAGAGGCTGAGCGCGCTCTCTTGCAGTCGATCCTTGACCTCGTCCCAAAGCGCCGCGCCGCGAAGGCTTTGTTCGCAGACGTCTTCGAGCACCGAACGCCGCCGCTCGCCGTCGATGCGCAGCGGATAAATGACATTTTCAAAGATGCTCATCGGAAACGGATTCGGCTTTTGAAAGACCATGCCCGTCCGTTTGCGCAGTTCAATCACATCAACGCTGCGCTCGTAAATCGAATCGCCATTGAGCCGCATCTTGCCAGCGATGCGCACATTGTCGATCAAATCGTTCATGCGATTCGCGCTGCGCAACAACGTGCTCTTGCCGCACCCAGAGGGGCCGATCAGCGCAGTGACTTTGCCGCGCGGAATGATCAGGTTGATGTCAAAGAGCGCTTGCTTCTGCCCATACCACAACGAGAACCGCTCGGTTTCGACGACCGGGTCTTCTTTGGCGACGGCCGCATGCGTTTCGGTCGGCACGCTCTCGCCACGCAAAATCGCTTCCAGGCGATTGCCGTCGCGCGGTCGCGGCGAGCCGACTGGCGGCTTGGAGCGGACGTCGTCTGAGTTGGATTGCGTGGCTGACACGGCGGCAGTCGCGATGGACACGGCAGGGTTCCTAAAACTGTCCTAGAGCATAACGCTTGCGCAGCCGACTGCGCAGCCAGACCGCGATCAGGTTGAGGCAGCCGATAAGCGTGATCAACAACAAGGTAGTCGTGAACACCAAAGGGCGAGCCGCCTCGCTATTGGGGCTCTGAAAACCAAGGCTGTAAATATGAAAGCCCAAGTGCATGAATTTGCGGTCCAGATGCACAAACGGAAAATCGAAATCGACCGGCAGTTCGAACGCCAGATTGGTCACGCCCACGAGCATCAACGGGGCGACTTCGCCCGCTCCGCGCGCCATGGCCAGGATCAGCCCGGTCATGATGCCCGGCATCGCCTTCGGCAACACGATCCGGCGGATCGTTTGCCACTTGCTCGCGCCGCAGGCGTAGGAGCCTTCGCGCATCGAGCGGGGGACCGCAGCCAAGGCTTCTTCGGTGGCCACAATGACCACCGGCAGGGTGAGCAAAGCCAAGGTGAACGAAGCCCACAGCAGGCCCCCCTTGCCAAACGTTGGCTGAGCCGGCAAGCGATCGGCAAACAACAACTGGTCGATGCTGCTGCCCATCATGTAGCAAAAGAACCCGAGACCAAATACGCCAAAGACAATGCTGGGGACTCCGGCCAAATTGTTGACGGCGATGCGAACAAGGCTGACCACGAAGCCGGCGCGAGCATATTCGCGAATATAGAGCGCCGCCATGACGCCAAACGGCACCACGGCCAACGACATGAACACGGTCATCACGAACGTGCCAACAATGGCGGGGAACACGCCCCCCTCGGTATTCGCCTCGCGCGGGCCGGTGGAGATAAATTCCCACCAGCGCGACAAGTAGATGCCGACTTTGTTGCCCAGACTCAAGCGGTTGGCAGGATAGGCGCGCACGATCTGGCTGGTGGGCACGGAGACCTCGCCCGCCGGTGTGGCAAGCGTGAGCGCGCTAGCGGCAGCGTGCGACCGCTCGCTGTACCAGTTCCAGGCTTCGATTGGCCCGGTGGCGACGGCCTTGCCATCCACGGTGGCCGCGGTCAGTTGTCCATATAGTCGCCCGCCAGCTAGCCGCTCGATCACCAAAGCCGAGCTGGGCTGCGAAACCTGCTTCAAGCGGTAATCTTCGATCCAGGCAAATGAGTTTCCGGTGCGAATGCGTGTGCGCGTTGTCTTTCGATCGCGCGTCACCAGCGCCGCGCGCGCCTTGGCGCCGAGATTCAGTTTTTCCAAAGCAGTCGGCGTGAGTTCCATTGTTTCGGCTTCGACCAGTTCGCCGAGATACCGCCGGCCGTCGGACATGGTCAACTCGAAGACAGGACGCGGCCAAAAGGTGGCGATGCCAGCCACCACTATCAACAGCAGCATGCCGGCGATCATCGCCAGGGCCACGGCCAGCGCGCCACCGGTGAGCCAAACCAACGGCTCGCCATGCGCCAATAGCGAGGTTTGCGCGCGGCCGCGTCGCGGCCGCGGCACGGACAAGCGCTCGCGTCGCGGCGGTTCTGGCGCAAGCGGCGTGGCGCTGGTGCTCGGAAAGCTCATAGCTGATAAGCCCTCCGGCGAAACCGCTGCCGCACGCCTTCGGCCACGGTGTTCACGACAAAAGTCATGGCAAAGAGCGCGAGCGCCGTGAGGAACAACACGCGGAAATGCGTGCTGCCTTGATCGGCCTCGGGCAGTTCAACCGCCAGATTGGCCGACAGCGTGCGAAAACCGTTGAAGATGTTCCAATCCATGATCGGCGTGTTGCCGGCGGCCATCAGCACGATCATCGTCTCGCCAACAGCCCGTCCCAGACCGATCATCACGGCGGAAAACAGCCCGCTCATCGCGGTGGGAATGACAATCCGCACCGTCGTTTGCAGCGGGGTGGCGCCAGCGCCGAGCGAGGCGCTGCGCAGATGATCGGGCACGCTGCCCAAGGCGTCGTCGGCAATGGTGTAGATGATGGGAATGATGGCAAAGCCCATGGCGAAGCCGACGATCATCGCGTTGCGCTGAATGTAGGAACCGAGATAGAGGTTGCGCGGGTCGAATTGCAGCCAATCGAAGAGTTGGGCCAATGCAAACGCGACTAGCAGCGTGACCACGACGCCGCCGATGAACTTGGCCAGATCGACGACGGCGCAACGCAGGCGCGACCAGTGGGCCGAAAGCCGGCGCAGTCGGGGAGTTATCTCGCGGGCCACAACGTAGCCCACGCCGATCGCCGAGAGCGGCGCCAAGAGAATCAACCAACCGCCCACGGTCGATCCTTCACCGCCATCGAGCCAGCGGTGCATGTCGCCATCAAAGAGCAGTTGCTCCAATGGCTTGCCAACAAGCCAGGAAAGCGCCACTCCCAGCGGAAGGACCAAGACCACAAAGAAAAAGCGGTACTGACGCAACCACAACCACGACCTTTCGGGCAGCAGTTGGCCGAGATAGCCGGCGGTGAGAAAGGCGAACGGGATCGTCATGACGCTGGCGATGATTTCCGGCACAAACCGGGCGACGAAAGGCGCGATGACAAACGCGGCCAGATAGCCGAGCACCACGCTGGGCAGGCTCGCCATCACTTCCACCGCCGGCTTGACGCGCGCGCGCGCCTTGCGCGAGAGGAACTCGCTGGTGTAGATCGCGGCGAGTATGGCGATCGGCACGCCAAACAGCAGCGAATAAACCGTGGCTTTGACTGTTCCGAACAGGAGCGGCATAACGCCAAACTTGGGTTCGTTCGATTGGCTGCCGCCGGTCGATTGCCACACCTGTTCGGGGCCGGCGTAATCTTGATACCAAACGGGGGTAAACAAGGTGGCGAAGGTGGCCTCCGGGTGATGTAGCTCCAGTTCGGCCAAAGCAATGCCAGAGGCGGTGGAGGCGATCAGCACATCTTCTTGCGGGCCGATATCCAGGCTGGCAATGGCGGCATCGCTCTCGAGCGCCGCGCCGGCCAGCGTCTGGCCGCTGGTGGCTTGAATGACTTGCACGTAGCCATCTTGATAACCGGCGCTGAACAGACGGCTGCGCGGTGAGGCTGCAAGTGCGG
This sequence is a window from Pirellulales bacterium. Protein-coding genes within it:
- a CDS encoding sugar nucleotide-binding protein, with amino-acid sequence MRASVLSEPLRLPLLLTGISGVAGYNALHYFRQLFPGQVVGIRQRNNWRLQGEGIEICDAEDDDRLKELFRRHRFGSVLNCAGNCALKSCELDPVMARRINVEGLEKLLPLVADADARFVHLSIDLVFSGTRGGDHLEHDATDPVTVYGSTMVEAENLLLRSFPAACALRISLPMGVSFNGHAGAIDWIQSRFKHGRPATLYYDEIRTPTYTDCLNELFQLALARHDLTGLYHAGGPRKLSLYQIAQIVNRVGGYDPDCLRGCSRIDAGPLPPRAGDVTMDSSRLTAALGFAPFDPWPAHDELVPDHQQWHYDRPTGEIGSPARLAEVLYRNPRRGHCAA
- the pstB gene encoding phosphate ABC transporter ATP-binding protein PstB, with amino-acid sequence MPTETHAAVAKEDPVVETERFSLWYGQKQALFDINLIIPRGKVTALIGPSGCGKSTLLRSANRMNDLIDNVRIAGKMRLNGDSIYERSVDVIELRKRTGMVFQKPNPFPMSIFENVIYPLRIDGERRRSVLEDVCEQSLRGAALWDEVKDRLQESALSLSGGQQQRLCIARAIAAEPEVLLLDEPCSALDPIATGKVEDLISELRGAYSVLIVTHNMQQASRTSDFTAFMYLGRVIEYGLTPDLFTNPHLKETEDYVTGRFG
- the pstA gene encoding phosphate ABC transporter permease PstA, yielding MSFPSTSATPLAPEPPRRERLSVPRPRRGRAQTSLLAHGEPLVWLTGGALAVALAMIAGMLLLIVVAGIATFWPRPVFELTMSDGRRYLGELVEAETMELTPTALEKLNLGAKARAALVTRDRKTTRTRIRTGNSFAWIEDYRLKQVSQPSSALVIERLAGGRLYGQLTAATVDGKAVATGPIEAWNWYSERSHAAASALTLATPAGEVSVPTSQIVRAYPANRLSLGNKVGIYLSRWWEFISTGPREANTEGGVFPAIVGTFVMTVFMSLAVVPFGVMAALYIREYARAGFVVSLVRIAVNNLAGVPSIVFGVFGLGFFCYMMGSSIDQLLFADRLPAQPTFGKGGLLWASFTLALLTLPVVIVATEEALAAVPRSMREGSYACGASKWQTIRRIVLPKAMPGIMTGLILAMARGAGEVAPLMLVGVTNLAFELPVDFDFPFVHLDRKFMHLGFHIYSLGFQSPNSEAARPLVFTTTLLLITLIGCLNLIAVWLRSRLRKRYALGQF
- a CDS encoding ABC transporter permease subunit yields the protein MDHPSRTARRSPRRVTRPYVKFTDALARWIITIGGAGSIAAVLGVCAFLIYVVWPLFLPPRIAGARTVSVKWQAPPPARIGVDDNGLIGWAVEPSGTLRVFRLSDGATLARQPLADGAELTAISPSRAGENILALGFADGAIRVLEIEFTTQVLSAMEADKLLVDRRQSAYTFPYLDGLAERIDERQARVHRVRAATKVVVPAPMSASPVRVLDLAAAPRGYRLASLDDDGVLRHSQLNIDVSAAKNDTPVVSLAVNYREVRDAPPDFLLLSDANLYAVWSDGDFARYHARRDTARLLETGDLVADRQASLTAINTLAGRGTLIVGDSQGTLSAWFLTRPEGGGALDDAKLTLARQFSSRTQAVTALAASPRSRLFSAGYQDGYVQVIQATSGQTLAGAALESDAAIASLDIGPQEDVLIASTASGIALAELELHHPEATFATLFTPVWYQDYAGPEQVWQSTGGSQSNEPKFGVMPLLFGTVKATVYSLLFGVPIAILAAIYTSEFLSRKARARVKPAVEVMASLPSVVLGYLAAFVIAPFVARFVPEIIASVMTIPFAFLTAGYLGQLLPERSWLWLRQYRFFFVVLVLPLGVALSWLVGKPLEQLLFDGDMHRWLDGGEGSTVGGWLILLAPLSAIGVGYVVAREITPRLRRLSAHWSRLRCAVVDLAKFIGGVVVTLLVAFALAQLFDWLQFDPRNLYLGSYIQRNAMIVGFAMGFAIIPIIYTIADDALGSVPDHLRSASLGAGATPLQTTVRIVIPTAMSGLFSAVMIGLGRAVGETMIVLMAAGNTPIMDWNIFNGFRTLSANLAVELPEADQGSTHFRVLFLTALALFAMTFVVNTVAEGVRQRFRRRAYQL